The following proteins are encoded in a genomic region of Synechococcus sp. ROS8604:
- a CDS encoding resolvase: MFPRSINDPVSAAEDSLISEKYVDAVMAQSDALVGIDDVQKSLNRSRASVYRYTNTDARNLNPPFNPKKLNPEYRSDQKDPLLFHPNEVARFAKDVLRIKEVTVEVLNSPSTATQQVLGAILEELRQIRTHLEDLPAAPSDLAARRDRQKRPAA, translated from the coding sequence ATGTTTCCTAGGTCGATCAATGATCCTGTTTCTGCTGCCGAAGACTCCTTGATATCCGAAAAATATGTTGATGCGGTAATGGCTCAATCAGATGCTTTAGTTGGTATCGATGATGTTCAAAAATCCTTAAATCGATCAAGGGCTTCTGTTTATCGTTATACAAATACTGACGCTCGTAATTTAAATCCGCCTTTTAATCCAAAAAAGTTAAATCCTGAATACCGCAGCGATCAAAAGGATCCTCTCCTTTTTCATCCCAATGAGGTTGCCCGTTTTGCTAAGGATGTCCTGAGGATCAAGGAGGTCACCGTTGAAGTTCTCAACTCCCCTTCGACAGCGACTCAGCAAGTCTTAGGAGCCATCCTCGAAGAGTTGCGCCAAATCAGAACACATCTGGAAGATCTTCCCGCAGCTCCCTCTGACCTGGCGGCGCGCCGCGATCGACAAAAGCGTCCAGCTGCGTAG
- the lepB gene encoding signal peptidase I has protein sequence MIFRIEARCLLADKQHNSRSEHDQPNSSEPLQERNQDLKKQRGSGHPLWDFWGPLFFTVALYFGIRHYLAEARFIPSGSMLPGLQIQDRLLVEKLTYRGRKPRRGEIVVFNSPYAFDPALRATTSPPPFQCVLANIPLIGLIPGVSHSACDAYIKRVVAVAGDQVVVNPRGEVQVNGVALDEPYVTNYCALDKRGMSLCRTLNATVPEGRVLVLGDNRSNSWDGRYWPGGAFLPEDQIIGRAVWRFWPFNRLGSLGS, from the coding sequence GTGATTTTCAGGATTGAAGCAAGGTGCCTGTTGGCAGACAAGCAACACAACAGTCGTTCTGAACACGACCAACCCAACAGCAGCGAGCCTCTTCAGGAGCGCAACCAGGATCTGAAAAAGCAGCGGGGTTCTGGACATCCGCTCTGGGATTTTTGGGGCCCGCTGTTTTTCACCGTGGCTCTTTATTTCGGGATCCGCCACTATTTGGCCGAGGCACGCTTTATTCCCTCAGGCTCGATGCTGCCTGGCTTGCAGATCCAAGATCGTCTGTTGGTCGAGAAGCTCACCTACCGCGGCCGCAAACCTCGGCGGGGAGAAATCGTTGTGTTCAATTCCCCCTATGCCTTTGATCCTGCCTTGCGCGCAACGACGTCACCCCCACCTTTTCAATGCGTTCTCGCCAATATCCCTTTGATTGGCCTGATTCCTGGAGTCAGTCATTCGGCTTGTGATGCCTACATCAAACGGGTTGTGGCTGTGGCGGGCGATCAGGTGGTGGTGAACCCTCGAGGAGAGGTGCAAGTGAACGGTGTTGCTCTCGATGAGCCGTATGTGACCAATTACTGCGCTCTGGATAAGCGGGGGATGAGCCTTTGCCGCACCCTGAACGCCACGGTCCCGGAGGGACGGGTCCTCGTTCTTGGTGACAACCGCAGCAACAGCTGGGATGGGCGTTATTGGCCGGGGGGGGCCTTCCTTCCTGAAGATCAGATTATTGGTCGTGCTGTCTGGCGCTTCTGGCCATTCAATCGGCTTGGTTCGTTGGGATCTTGA
- a CDS encoding Spx/MgsR family RNA polymerase-binding regulatory protein, protein MAPTIKVYSYSRCSTCRKALAWLDANNLAYEVVDITTAPPSKKELALAFDRLGRRQRLFNTSGQSYRALGAEVVKAMSDDDALAALAADGRLIKRPFVVLPSGVLVGFKLEDWNQALLG, encoded by the coding sequence TTGGCTCCAACCATCAAGGTTTACAGCTACTCCCGCTGCTCCACCTGCCGTAAGGCCTTGGCATGGCTTGATGCCAACAACTTGGCTTATGAGGTTGTTGACATCACAACGGCTCCTCCTTCAAAAAAGGAGCTCGCCCTTGCTTTTGATCGGTTGGGGCGTCGTCAACGTCTCTTCAACACCAGTGGTCAGAGCTATCGGGCTCTTGGGGCAGAGGTCGTTAAAGCGATGAGTGACGATGATGCACTGGCGGCTTTGGCGGCGGACGGGCGTTTGATTAAACGCCCTTTTGTGGTGTTGCCGAGCGGAGTTTTGGTGGGATTCAAGCTCGAGGATTGGAATCAGGCTCTTTTGGGTTGA
- a CDS encoding inorganic diphosphatase encodes MDLRSLPPSPSPGLLNLIVEIPAGSCNKYEFSEDVGVMALDRVLHPSIRYPFDYGFVPNTLAEDGSPLDAMVIMAEPTFAGCLIKARPIGVLDMDDTGHYDGKILCVPVADPRQAGIQSIQQIAPSQLEDVAEFFRTYKNMDGRVISIGGWRDSDAVAPLLEACIRAAGS; translated from the coding sequence ATGGATCTGAGGTCCCTGCCTCCTTCACCCTCTCCGGGGCTACTCAATCTGATCGTTGAGATTCCAGCTGGTAGTTGCAATAAATATGAGTTTTCAGAAGACGTTGGCGTGATGGCCCTGGATCGGGTACTTCACCCATCGATTCGCTACCCCTTTGATTACGGATTTGTTCCCAACACCCTTGCGGAGGATGGATCGCCTCTTGATGCCATGGTCATCATGGCGGAACCCACTTTTGCGGGCTGTTTGATCAAAGCCAGGCCGATCGGAGTGCTCGACATGGATGACACGGGCCATTACGACGGCAAGATTCTTTGTGTCCCCGTCGCTGACCCTCGGCAAGCAGGGATTCAAAGCATCCAGCAAATTGCACCCAGCCAGCTTGAGGATGTGGCCGAGTTTTTCCGTACTTACAAAAATATGGATGGTCGTGTCATTTCCATTGGGGGTTGGCGTGATTCGGATGCCGTCGCTCCCTTGTTGGAGGCATGCATTCGAGCGGCCGGTAGCTAA
- a CDS encoding CPBP family intramembrane glutamic endopeptidase, producing MTSPLNGRSNAVPKWKVLLAVVSMVLACSVWFLGLMDSLGRPSVAPALSLEQQELALLADPVLTPALKPLLVGQDPAKSLLETLRDIPLDSLSDRQTLLFASLENDPERRKTLLETPLQTPKLRTLQESLATEPLPRDLSSQDQDLLSDNSPDPLTRRLVCQALGGAEADCVERSSATAAARRLVLSELMPLAALLLGSLLLVRQLWLLLRRKQSAWPELQAPPLGLVDMVLLIAGGFVVLGEVLVPLLVTPLSALVARSMAAPLNQSVAVLIGYCALATPPLLILKSQLDGLDQRLVPAGGWLQWRVSPWWTALFQGGRAWLMVMPPVVLTGWLMTRLIGDQGGSNPLLEMVLNGRDPLALSLLAITAVVLAPLFEETVFRGVLLPVLGRSFGRGWSVFGSALVFAVAHLSIGELLPLLVLGLGLALLRLSSGRLLPCLVMHAIWNGVTFLNLVLLGS from the coding sequence TTGACCAGCCCGCTGAACGGACGTTCAAACGCAGTGCCCAAGTGGAAAGTCCTTTTGGCTGTCGTTTCGATGGTGCTGGCTTGCAGCGTTTGGTTCCTCGGCTTGATGGACAGCCTCGGGCGACCTTCTGTGGCTCCTGCTTTGTCCTTGGAGCAGCAAGAGCTGGCGTTGTTGGCGGATCCTGTGTTGACGCCAGCTCTTAAACCGCTGCTTGTGGGCCAAGATCCGGCCAAGAGCTTGCTTGAAACGTTGAGAGACATCCCTCTCGACAGTCTCAGCGATCGCCAAACCCTCTTATTTGCCTCGCTCGAAAATGATCCGGAGCGTCGCAAAACCTTGCTGGAGACTCCACTCCAGACCCCAAAGCTTCGGACTCTTCAGGAGAGCCTGGCCACCGAGCCTCTCCCCCGTGACCTCTCCTCTCAGGATCAAGACCTGTTGTCGGACAACAGCCCTGATCCCTTAACGCGGCGTCTGGTCTGTCAGGCCCTGGGAGGGGCAGAGGCTGATTGTGTTGAACGCTCTTCAGCCACGGCTGCGGCTCGACGTCTTGTTCTCAGTGAACTGATGCCGCTTGCGGCGTTGTTGTTGGGTTCTCTTCTGCTGGTTCGTCAGCTTTGGTTGCTTTTGCGCCGAAAGCAATCCGCCTGGCCTGAGCTGCAAGCCCCGCCCCTCGGCTTGGTTGACATGGTGCTGCTGATCGCCGGTGGTTTTGTGGTGCTGGGCGAGGTGTTGGTTCCACTGCTTGTGACCCCTCTTTCAGCCTTGGTGGCTCGCAGCATGGCGGCCCCTCTCAACCAGTCGGTGGCTGTGTTGATTGGTTACTGCGCTTTGGCGACGCCTCCGTTGCTCATCCTCAAGAGCCAGCTGGATGGATTGGATCAACGGCTGGTGCCTGCAGGTGGTTGGCTGCAGTGGCGGGTGAGCCCATGGTGGACAGCTCTGTTTCAGGGTGGTCGCGCCTGGTTGATGGTGATGCCACCGGTGGTGTTGACCGGTTGGTTGATGACTCGCCTGATCGGGGATCAGGGAGGCAGCAATCCATTGCTGGAAATGGTGCTGAACGGCAGGGATCCGTTGGCCCTGTCACTGTTGGCCATCACCGCGGTTGTGTTAGCCCCGCTGTTTGAAGAAACGGTGTTCCGTGGGGTGTTGTTGCCCGTTTTAGGTCGCTCGTTCGGGCGGGGTTGGAGCGTGTTCGGTAGCGCCCTTGTGTTTGCGGTTGCTCACCTCAGCATTGGTGAATTGCTGCCTTTGTTGGTTCTTGGTTTGGGGTTGGCATTGCTGCGTTTGAGCAGTGGTCGTCTTCTCCCCTGTCTGGTGATGCATGCTATCTGGAACGGTGTCACCTTCCTGAATCTTGTCCTGCTTGGCAGTTGA
- a CDS encoding dihydroorotase: MTETMLLDPVQVLVASDQPLQVGSAALFEDDRLIALGDEARARARERGVSGHDRGQQLLAPCLVDPHSSLPHPFTGSGETLETLINAAWRAGYGQLALLPNGESQRDSPDRLKGFQPKDCDLKVHLWGSFSHRGEGERLSSHADLLQAGAIGLSAGEQMPSANLIDRALMLGEMAGAPVLIAPHDSSLRGNGMIREGVETLRAGWPADPTISETLPMGQLLELQRRHSNRKLVLMNLSTADGVEMLSHTPSPALATVSWWHLVQDRSKQTAETTQWFVTPSIGGEADRNALIDGLRKGTINAVAVHGMPLDDEECLLPPDQRPKGLSGHQLVLPTLWKHLVIDLGWSVNQLWQALSFGPARLLGQDEERLRIGSNRWLLFDPEQTWDHTRDAPYAPKAANQPWIGVPIRGQVVSCGLKIPTNQAD; encoded by the coding sequence ATGACTGAGACGATGCTGCTCGACCCGGTGCAAGTTCTCGTCGCCAGCGATCAGCCGCTCCAAGTAGGGAGTGCTGCTCTCTTTGAAGACGATCGTCTCATCGCTCTTGGAGACGAGGCAAGGGCGCGAGCCAGGGAGCGAGGTGTTTCGGGCCATGACCGGGGCCAGCAACTCCTGGCCCCCTGTCTTGTCGACCCACACTCGAGCCTTCCCCATCCATTTACAGGCAGCGGAGAAACGCTCGAAACCCTCATCAACGCAGCCTGGAGAGCCGGTTATGGGCAGCTAGCCCTGCTTCCAAATGGTGAATCGCAACGGGACAGCCCAGACCGCTTAAAGGGATTCCAGCCGAAAGATTGCGATCTCAAAGTGCATTTATGGGGAAGCTTCAGCCACCGCGGAGAAGGAGAACGCCTCAGCAGCCACGCCGATCTTCTTCAGGCAGGGGCTATCGGTCTCAGCGCTGGCGAGCAGATGCCGTCTGCCAACCTCATCGACCGCGCCCTGATGCTCGGAGAGATGGCTGGAGCCCCTGTGCTGATTGCACCCCACGACTCCAGCCTGCGTGGAAACGGAATGATCCGGGAAGGCGTGGAAACACTCCGAGCCGGGTGGCCTGCCGATCCCACCATCAGCGAAACACTGCCCATGGGGCAGCTCCTGGAATTGCAGCGCCGCCACAGCAATCGCAAGCTTGTGCTCATGAATCTCTCCACCGCTGATGGCGTGGAGATGCTGAGCCACACGCCGTCACCAGCTCTGGCCACGGTGAGCTGGTGGCATCTCGTGCAGGATCGTTCCAAGCAAACAGCTGAAACAACCCAATGGTTTGTCACTCCATCCATTGGTGGAGAAGCCGATCGCAACGCCTTGATTGATGGCCTACGGAAAGGAACGATCAACGCCGTTGCTGTCCATGGCATGCCGCTCGACGATGAGGAGTGTCTTTTGCCTCCTGATCAACGTCCGAAAGGGCTATCCGGTCACCAACTCGTGCTGCCAACGCTCTGGAAGCATCTCGTGATCGATTTGGGATGGAGTGTGAACCAACTGTGGCAAGCGCTCAGTTTTGGCCCGGCACGGTTGCTTGGACAGGACGAAGAACGACTCAGGATCGGAAGCAACCGCTGGTTGCTCTTCGATCCTGAGCAAACATGGGATCACACCCGTGACGCCCCCTACGCACCAAAAGCTGCCAACCAGCCTTGGATCGGCGTCCCCATCCGAGGGCAAGTGGTGAGTTGTGGACTCAAGATCCCAACGAACCAAGCCGATTGA
- a CDS encoding histidine phosphatase family protein, whose protein sequence is MSLRLLLVRHGLSSFNVERRIQGRNDLSTLTAIGEDQARRMGIALADVPIDAAYSSPLQRAAATTAGVLSVRQDGLTPVLDDGLLEIDLEPWSGLSADERAIKDPKGYAIWRQQPEALELTRADGTRYQPLPELMVQARAFLKGLLDRHPVTGDDTVLVVGHNAILRCLILVLLGEPQGGFRRLRLDNASLSVFNLSPGPNGYQVQIECLNSIAHLEPALPAKGSQARLILVRHGETDWNRQGRFQGQIDIPLNSNGHAQAEAARSFLEGVTLDRAYSSSMSRPKETAEGILKSHAGVSLTVTDGLMEIGHGLWEGKLESEIRESWEALLQAWKDAPETVQMPEGETIQDVWERSVACWNTIADGLDPSETALVVAHDAVNKTILCHLLGLAPKDIWAVKQGNGGVTVIDMPENPSQPAVVSCLNLTSHLGGVLDRTAAGAL, encoded by the coding sequence GTGTCACTGCGTCTCCTCCTGGTCCGCCACGGCCTGAGCAGCTTCAACGTTGAGCGCCGCATCCAAGGGCGTAATGATCTATCAACACTCACCGCGATCGGCGAAGACCAAGCGCGGCGCATGGGCATCGCCTTGGCCGACGTGCCGATTGATGCGGCCTACAGCTCACCGCTTCAACGGGCTGCCGCCACCACAGCCGGCGTGCTGAGCGTGCGACAAGACGGGCTGACTCCCGTGCTGGATGACGGACTCCTGGAAATCGATCTTGAGCCCTGGAGCGGACTCAGCGCCGATGAACGGGCCATCAAGGATCCAAAGGGTTACGCCATCTGGCGCCAACAACCGGAAGCCCTCGAACTCACCCGCGCTGATGGCACGCGTTACCAACCACTGCCCGAGTTGATGGTTCAGGCGCGTGCCTTTTTAAAAGGTCTGTTGGATCGGCATCCGGTCACGGGCGACGACACCGTTCTGGTCGTGGGTCACAACGCGATTCTGCGCTGCTTGATTCTGGTGTTGCTGGGCGAACCCCAAGGAGGCTTCAGACGGCTCCGCCTCGACAATGCATCCTTGTCTGTGTTCAACCTCTCTCCAGGGCCTAACGGTTACCAAGTGCAGATCGAATGCTTGAACAGCATTGCCCACTTAGAACCAGCGCTGCCAGCCAAGGGCAGCCAGGCGCGTCTGATCCTTGTCCGCCACGGTGAAACGGATTGGAACCGGCAGGGGCGTTTCCAGGGACAAATTGATATCCCTCTCAATAGCAACGGCCATGCCCAAGCAGAGGCGGCTCGCTCCTTCCTCGAGGGGGTGACGCTGGATCGGGCCTACAGCAGCTCGATGTCTCGCCCCAAAGAAACCGCTGAGGGGATTTTGAAATCGCACGCCGGCGTATCGCTCACCGTGACTGACGGCCTGATGGAAATCGGTCACGGACTGTGGGAAGGGAAACTGGAATCCGAAATTCGAGAGAGCTGGGAGGCGTTGCTCCAAGCCTGGAAGGACGCTCCCGAAACCGTGCAAATGCCCGAAGGGGAAACCATTCAAGACGTCTGGGAACGCTCTGTGGCCTGTTGGAACACGATCGCGGATGGGCTCGATCCGTCGGAGACAGCCTTAGTTGTGGCGCATGATGCCGTGAACAAAACAATCCTGTGTCACCTCTTAGGCCTTGCCCCCAAAGACATTTGGGCCGTGAAACAAGGCAACGGTGGCGTCACAGTGATCGACATGCCCGAAAATCCCAGCCAACCTGCAGTGGTGAGTTGCCTGAATCTCACGTCCCACCTCGGTGGGGTTCTGGATCGAACAGCAGCGGGAGCCCTGTGA
- the psb27 gene encoding photosystem II protein Psb27 produces MIAVLKRLTSRLINLSLALCLGLSLLVTACGNESSTLSGDYVQDTVAVAHTIHDTLALPQDAANRQEAEGEARDLITDYVSRYRARPKVNGLSSFTTMQTALNSLAGHYNNYTNRPVPDALRARIDKELGKAEKAAVRGT; encoded by the coding sequence ATGATCGCCGTACTGAAACGCCTTACCAGCCGTCTAATCAATCTGAGCCTTGCCCTGTGTCTTGGGCTTTCCTTGCTCGTCACGGCCTGCGGAAACGAATCGTCCACGCTTAGCGGGGACTACGTCCAAGACACAGTCGCTGTTGCCCACACCATTCACGACACGTTGGCGCTGCCCCAGGACGCGGCGAATCGCCAAGAGGCTGAAGGAGAGGCCCGCGATTTGATCACCGACTACGTCTCTCGCTACAGAGCACGTCCCAAGGTGAACGGCTTGAGTTCTTTCACGACCATGCAGACGGCACTCAACTCCTTGGCTGGTCACTACAACAACTACACCAACCGTCCCGTTCCCGATGCTTTGCGAGCCAGGATCGATAAGGAACTGGGCAAGGCCGAAAAAGCAGCCGTTCGCGGCACTTAA
- a CDS encoding adenylosuccinate synthase produces MRLRAADSLANVVVIGAQWGDEGKGKITDLLSRSADVVVRYQGGVNAGHTIVVDGRVLKLHLIPSGILYPDTTCLIGSGTVVDPKVMLAELDMLISNGIDISGLQLASTAHVTMPYHRLLDLAMEKQRGERRIGTTGRGIGPTYADKSQRSGIRVLDLLDEARLRDRLEGPLSEKNQLLETIYGEKPLDAEEIIGEYLAYGKRLAPHVVDCTRAIHEAASNRKNILFEGAQGTLLDLDHGTYPYVTSSNPVSGGACIGAGVGPTLIDRVIGVAKAYTTRVGEGPFPTELSGSLNDQLCDRGGEFGTTTGRRRRCGWFDGVIGRYAVQVNGLDCLAITKLDVLDEMDEIQVSVAYELDGERIEHFPSSSEDFARCKPIFETLPGWQCSTAECRRLEDLPAPAMDYLRFLADLMDVPIAIVSLGASRDQTIVVEDPIHGPKRALLSA; encoded by the coding sequence ATGCGGCTTCGGGCCGCCGATTCTTTGGCCAACGTTGTCGTCATCGGTGCTCAATGGGGTGACGAGGGAAAAGGAAAGATCACAGATCTTCTGAGCCGCTCCGCTGATGTTGTGGTGCGTTATCAGGGAGGCGTTAACGCCGGCCACACCATCGTGGTGGACGGTCGCGTGCTCAAGCTTCACCTGATCCCTTCCGGAATCCTCTACCCAGACACCACCTGCCTGATCGGCTCCGGAACCGTGGTCGATCCCAAGGTGATGCTCGCAGAACTCGACATGCTGATCTCCAATGGGATCGACATTTCAGGGCTCCAGCTGGCATCGACGGCGCACGTGACGATGCCTTACCACCGCCTCTTGGATCTGGCGATGGAAAAGCAACGAGGTGAGCGCAGAATCGGCACAACCGGCCGCGGCATCGGCCCCACCTATGCAGATAAGTCTCAGCGAAGCGGCATTCGTGTTCTCGACCTGCTCGACGAAGCTCGCCTGCGGGATCGGCTTGAAGGGCCGTTGAGCGAGAAGAATCAACTGCTCGAAACCATCTATGGCGAAAAGCCGTTGGATGCTGAAGAAATCATCGGTGAATATCTGGCTTACGGAAAGCGCTTAGCGCCTCACGTGGTGGATTGCACCCGTGCCATTCATGAAGCCGCAAGCAACCGCAAAAACATTCTTTTTGAAGGAGCGCAAGGCACTCTCCTCGACCTCGATCACGGGACCTATCCCTATGTGACCTCCTCCAATCCTGTGTCAGGAGGGGCCTGCATCGGTGCAGGTGTCGGCCCGACCCTGATCGACCGAGTGATTGGAGTGGCCAAGGCTTACACCACTCGGGTTGGAGAAGGTCCCTTCCCCACAGAGCTCTCGGGAAGTTTGAACGACCAGCTCTGTGATCGAGGCGGGGAGTTTGGAACAACCACGGGCCGCCGTCGCCGCTGTGGCTGGTTTGATGGGGTGATTGGGCGCTACGCCGTTCAAGTCAACGGACTGGATTGCCTGGCGATCACCAAGCTCGATGTCCTGGACGAGATGGATGAAATCCAGGTGTCCGTCGCCTACGAGCTCGACGGCGAACGCATTGAGCACTTCCCCAGCAGCTCCGAAGATTTCGCTCGCTGCAAGCCCATCTTTGAAACCCTCCCTGGTTGGCAATGCTCCACGGCGGAATGCCGTCGCCTCGAAGACCTTCCTGCGCCGGCGATGGACTACCTGCGCTTCCTCGCCGACCTGATGGATGTGCCGATTGCAATCGTTTCCCTCGGCGCCAGCCGAGACCAAACGATCGTGGTGGAAGATCCGATCCATGGCCCCAAACGCGCACTCCTCAGCGCCTGA
- a CDS encoding 2Fe-2S iron-sulfur cluster-binding protein: MPTIRFEQEGQQVGCIEGANLRKAALSSGVNPYKGLNNLNNCGGVGQCGTCVIEVLEGAQNLSPRSDVEEVYLSDRPSNYRLSCRTSVNGDVTIRTRPDEGVGKGSNSLLGALKNLFGR, encoded by the coding sequence GTGCCCACCATCCGTTTTGAGCAGGAAGGCCAACAGGTCGGTTGCATCGAAGGAGCGAATTTACGGAAAGCAGCGCTTTCCTCCGGGGTCAATCCCTACAAAGGCCTGAATAACCTCAACAATTGTGGAGGGGTCGGCCAGTGCGGAACCTGCGTGATCGAGGTTCTCGAAGGAGCCCAGAACCTTTCCCCCCGAAGTGATGTGGAAGAGGTGTACCTCTCTGATCGCCCTTCGAACTATCGCTTGAGCTGCCGCACCAGTGTGAATGGCGATGTGACCATTCGGACTCGGCCTGACGAAGGCGTTGGCAAGGGTTCAAACAGCCTGCTTGGCGCTTTGAAGAACTTGTTTGGACGTTGA
- a CDS encoding proline--tRNA ligase produces the protein MRVSRLMLVTLRDVPADAEIASQQLLIRGGYIRRVGSGIYAYLPLMWRVLQRVMRIVREEMNEIGALETLLPQLQPAELWEKSGRWQGYTAGEGIMFHLEDRQERSLGLGPTHEEVITELASDLLKSYRQLPVTFYQIQSKFRDEIRPRFGLMRGREFIMKDAYSFHGDEADLASMYAQMEKAYTRVFQRCGLTAVGVDADSGAIGGAASQEFMVTADAGEDLILISPDGDYAANQEKAISIAPPALPLPSGESQVMSTPGQITIDALCSAQSLDPSQVIKVLLLLAKLESGDEQPVLVCLRGDQELNEVKLVNALTQQLDSPVLDLSPINADQLKSQGLQPWPFGSIGPDLSDQYLTGARSWRTQFYKLADTTAAELDRFVCGANTRDEHRWGCTWSDLGTISALDLRKARAGDHCVHSPEQSLEERRGIEVGHIFQLGRKYSQSMGAQITTKEGKQQHLWMGCYGIGISRLAQAAVEQHHDDAGVIWPLSLAPFQVIVVVANVQDEVQMGLGEEIYNELRAAGIDALLDDRGERAGVKFKDADLIGIPWRVVVGRAAADGKVELVQRSERDANVLSRAEAISSLLEAIPTELRVQL, from the coding sequence ATGCGCGTCTCCCGCCTGATGCTGGTGACGCTGCGGGATGTTCCCGCTGACGCCGAAATCGCCTCGCAACAATTGCTGATTCGTGGCGGATATATCCGACGCGTTGGATCAGGAATCTATGCCTATCTACCACTGATGTGGAGGGTCCTTCAAAGGGTGATGAGAATCGTCAGGGAGGAGATGAATGAGATAGGGGCCCTTGAAACGTTGCTACCGCAACTTCAACCGGCCGAGTTGTGGGAAAAAAGTGGCCGATGGCAGGGCTATACCGCCGGCGAGGGGATCATGTTCCACCTTGAAGATCGCCAGGAGCGCTCCCTTGGCCTAGGCCCCACCCATGAAGAAGTCATTACGGAATTAGCCAGCGACCTCTTGAAGTCGTATCGCCAGCTCCCCGTCACCTTTTATCAAATTCAAAGCAAATTCAGGGACGAGATTCGCCCACGCTTTGGCTTGATGCGAGGCCGTGAATTCATCATGAAGGATGCCTATTCCTTCCATGGCGATGAAGCAGATCTGGCAAGCATGTACGCGCAGATGGAAAAGGCCTACACCCGGGTCTTCCAACGTTGCGGCCTGACGGCTGTCGGGGTGGATGCTGATAGTGGAGCCATCGGCGGCGCCGCATCCCAGGAATTCATGGTGACGGCAGATGCTGGCGAAGATTTGATCCTCATCAGCCCTGATGGTGATTACGCAGCCAATCAAGAAAAAGCTATCTCGATCGCACCCCCTGCTCTGCCTTTACCAAGCGGGGAATCGCAGGTCATGTCCACTCCAGGGCAAATCACGATTGATGCGCTCTGCTCCGCCCAGTCGCTTGACCCCAGCCAAGTCATCAAGGTGCTGCTTCTCCTTGCCAAGCTCGAATCTGGCGATGAACAGCCGGTTCTTGTTTGTCTCCGCGGAGACCAGGAACTCAACGAGGTGAAACTCGTGAATGCACTCACACAACAGCTCGACAGCCCCGTTCTCGATCTCAGCCCGATCAATGCCGATCAGCTGAAATCTCAAGGACTGCAGCCATGGCCGTTTGGATCCATCGGCCCTGACCTTTCTGATCAGTACCTCACTGGCGCGCGCAGCTGGCGAACGCAGTTCTACAAACTCGCCGATACGACAGCTGCTGAGCTTGACCGTTTTGTCTGCGGAGCGAACACAAGAGACGAGCACCGTTGGGGCTGCACTTGGTCTGATCTCGGCACCATCTCAGCGCTGGATCTCCGCAAGGCCAGAGCAGGGGATCACTGTGTCCACAGCCCAGAACAGAGCCTCGAAGAACGACGCGGGATAGAGGTGGGGCATATCTTTCAACTCGGTCGCAAGTACTCCCAATCCATGGGAGCTCAAATCACCACGAAAGAAGGCAAACAGCAACACCTCTGGATGGGGTGTTACGGCATAGGAATCTCACGCCTTGCCCAGGCAGCCGTTGAGCAGCATCACGATGACGCTGGAGTGATCTGGCCGCTCAGCCTGGCCCCTTTTCAGGTGATCGTGGTGGTAGCCAATGTTCAAGACGAGGTCCAAATGGGCCTTGGTGAAGAGATTTACAACGAGCTGCGGGCCGCGGGAATCGATGCCCTCCTGGACGATCGTGGAGAGCGGGCCGGCGTGAAATTCAAGGATGCCGATCTCATTGGAATCCCCTGGAGAGTTGTGGTTGGTCGCGCTGCCGCCGATGGAAAGGTGGAACTCGTGCAACGGTCGGAGAGGGACGCCAACGTTTTAAGTCGAGCCGAAGCCATCTCTTCCCTGCTTGAAGCGATCCCGACCGAGCTACGGGTCCAGCTCTGA